From the Candidatus Peribacteria bacterium genome, one window contains:
- the tuf gene encoding elongation factor Tu, giving the protein MAEAKKFLRNKTHVNVGTIGHVDHGKTTLTAALSMNFSPEGEKKDYSMIDNAPEERERGITINTAHVEYESATRHYAHVDCPGHADYVKNMITGAAQMDGAILVVSAADGPMPQTREHVLLARQVNVPYIVIFLNKCDMVKDPELIELVEEEIRELLTKNGFPGDKTPIIRGSALKAVEGDAEAIGKLKELLDTLDSYIPDPQRALDKPFLMSVEDVFSIKGRGTVATGRIEQGVVNINDPLEIVGIRETKQTVCTGVEMFHKLLDSGMAGDNVGLLLRGIEREDIERGQVLAKPGSIKPHTDFESEVYILTKEEGGRHTPFFKGYKPQFYIRTTDVTGSVTLAENVEMVMPGDNVKFTVSLGAPVALEEGSRFAIREGGRTVGAGVVTKIVK; this is encoded by the coding sequence ATGGCTGAAGCTAAGAAATTCCTGCGCAACAAAACGCACGTAAACGTGGGAACCATCGGTCACGTTGACCATGGAAAGACCACGCTGACTGCAGCGCTCTCTATGAACTTCTCTCCCGAAGGGGAAAAGAAGGATTACTCGATGATCGACAACGCTCCAGAAGAGCGTGAACGCGGTATCACGATCAACACCGCACACGTCGAATACGAGTCCGCAACGCGCCACTACGCGCACGTTGACTGTCCGGGACACGCCGACTACGTCAAGAACATGATCACCGGTGCCGCTCAGATGGACGGTGCCATCCTCGTGGTCTCCGCAGCAGACGGCCCAATGCCCCAGACTCGTGAACACGTTCTTTTGGCTCGCCAGGTGAACGTTCCGTACATCGTCATCTTCCTCAACAAGTGTGACATGGTGAAGGATCCTGAGCTCATCGAGCTTGTGGAAGAGGAAATCCGCGAATTGCTCACAAAGAACGGCTTCCCGGGAGACAAGACCCCGATCATCCGCGGTTCTGCCCTCAAGGCAGTCGAAGGTGACGCAGAAGCTATCGGAAAGCTCAAGGAACTCCTCGATACGCTCGATTCCTACATCCCGGATCCTCAGCGCGCGCTTGATAAGCCGTTCCTGATGTCCGTGGAAGACGTGTTCTCCATCAAGGGACGCGGAACAGTGGCTACAGGCCGTATCGAACAGGGTGTTGTGAACATCAACGATCCGCTCGAAATCGTGGGCATCCGCGAGACAAAGCAGACCGTCTGTACAGGTGTTGAAATGTTCCACAAGCTCCTGGATTCCGGAATGGCTGGAGATAACGTTGGTCTTCTCCTCCGTGGTATTGAGCGCGAGGACATCGAGCGCGGCCAGGTTCTGGCTAAGCCGGGTTCCATCAAGCCGCACACAGACTTCGAGTCTGAAGTGTATATCCTCACCAAAGAGGAAGGCGGACGCCACACACCGTTCTTCAAGGGTTATAAGCCTCAGTTCTACATCCGCACAACGGACGTGACTGGATCTGTGACACTCGCTGAGAACGTGGAAATGGTCATGCCGGGTGATAACGTCAAATTCACGGTCTCCCTGGGCGCTCCAGTCGCTCTGGAAGAAGGTTCCCGCTTCGCTATCCGCGAAGGAGGACGCACCGTCGGAGCCGGCGTTGTAACCAAGATCGTTAAATAA